The Mercurialis annua linkage group LG2, ddMerAnnu1.2, whole genome shotgun sequence genome contains a region encoding:
- the LOC126667987 gene encoding uncharacterized protein LOC126667987 isoform X2 — translation MAAVEIGHPAKEKVEELKARESVEVIVAPTVASPTIVALKVAAPEVAAPTIVVLPVAAPGVAVPTIAAVAVASPAVATPAVAAPAVAAPAVAAPAVAAPAVAAPAVAVPKVAEPAVAAPTIAAPKVAALKVAAPAVAAPAIAAPKVAALKVAAPAVAAPAIAALKVAAPAVAAPAVAVRKVAAPTVAAPAVAEEKPKDKKPVAVPEGDQQSLIEVIETEEEKPEETVEKTCVAVEETTKEAPKEEEAKEAPAPAPTPKTAPKAAPAVELEVEAPKKEVE, via the exons ATGGCAGCAGTCGAG ATAGGACATCCAGCCAAGGAGAAAGTTGAAGAATTAAAGGCACGAGAGAGTGTTGAAGTTATTGTTGCACCAACGGTAGCATCACCGACAATAGTAGCACTGAAAGTAGCAGCACCGGAAGTAGCAGCGCCGACAATAGTAGTACTGCCAGTTGCAGCACCGGGAGTAGCAGTACCGACAATTGCAGCAGTGGCAGTTGCATCACCGGCAGTTGCAACACCGGCAGTAGCAGCACCGGCAGTTGCAGCTCCGGCAGTAGCAGCACCGGCAGTAGCAGCTCCGGCAGTAGCAGCACCGGCAGTAGCAGTACCGAAAGTAGCAGAACCGGCAGTAGCAGCACCGACAATTGCAGCACCGAAAGTAGCAGCACTGAAAGTAGCAGCACCGGCAGTAGCAGCACCGGCAATTGCAGCACCGAAAGTAGCAGCACTGAAAGTAGCAGCACCGGCAGTAGCAGCACCAGCAATTGCAGCACTGAAAGTAGCAGCACCGGCAGTAGCAGCACCGGCAGTAGCAGTACGGAAAGTTGCAGCGCCGACAGTAGCAGCACCAGCAGTAGCAGAGGAAAAACCAAAGGATAAAAAACCAGTTGCTGTACCGGAAGGTGACCAACAATCTTTGATTGAAGTAATTGAAACGGAAGAAGAAAAACCTGAAGAAACTGTTGAGAAAACATGTGTTGCTGTCGAAGAGACTACAAAAGAAGCTCCAAAGGAGGAGGAAGCAAAAGAGGCACCAGCACCAGCACCGACACCGAAAACTGCACCAAAAGCAGCACCGGCAGTAGAACTAGAAGTGGAAGCTCCAAAGAAAGAAGTTGAATAG
- the LOC126667987 gene encoding uncharacterized protein LOC126667987 isoform X1: MAAVEVVPSQIGHPAKEKVEELKARESVEVIVAPTVASPTIVALKVAAPEVAAPTIVVLPVAAPGVAVPTIAAVAVASPAVATPAVAAPAVAAPAVAAPAVAAPAVAAPAVAVPKVAEPAVAAPTIAAPKVAALKVAAPAVAAPAIAAPKVAALKVAAPAVAAPAIAALKVAAPAVAAPAVAVRKVAAPTVAAPAVAEEKPKDKKPVAVPEGDQQSLIEVIETEEEKPEETVEKTCVAVEETTKEAPKEEEAKEAPAPAPTPKTAPKAAPAVELEVEAPKKEVE; the protein is encoded by the exons ATGGCAGCAGTCGAG GTTGTGCCATCTCAGATAGGACATCCAGCCAAGGAGAAAGTTGAAGAATTAAAGGCACGAGAGAGTGTTGAAGTTATTGTTGCACCAACGGTAGCATCACCGACAATAGTAGCACTGAAAGTAGCAGCACCGGAAGTAGCAGCGCCGACAATAGTAGTACTGCCAGTTGCAGCACCGGGAGTAGCAGTACCGACAATTGCAGCAGTGGCAGTTGCATCACCGGCAGTTGCAACACCGGCAGTAGCAGCACCGGCAGTTGCAGCTCCGGCAGTAGCAGCACCGGCAGTAGCAGCTCCGGCAGTAGCAGCACCGGCAGTAGCAGTACCGAAAGTAGCAGAACCGGCAGTAGCAGCACCGACAATTGCAGCACCGAAAGTAGCAGCACTGAAAGTAGCAGCACCGGCAGTAGCAGCACCGGCAATTGCAGCACCGAAAGTAGCAGCACTGAAAGTAGCAGCACCGGCAGTAGCAGCACCAGCAATTGCAGCACTGAAAGTAGCAGCACCGGCAGTAGCAGCACCGGCAGTAGCAGTACGGAAAGTTGCAGCGCCGACAGTAGCAGCACCAGCAGTAGCAGAGGAAAAACCAAAGGATAAAAAACCAGTTGCTGTACCGGAAGGTGACCAACAATCTTTGATTGAAGTAATTGAAACGGAAGAAGAAAAACCTGAAGAAACTGTTGAGAAAACATGTGTTGCTGTCGAAGAGACTACAAAAGAAGCTCCAAAGGAGGAGGAAGCAAAAGAGGCACCAGCACCAGCACCGACACCGAAAACTGCACCAAAAGCAGCACCGGCAGTAGAACTAGAAGTGGAAGCTCCAAAGAAAGAAGTTGAATAG